The following proteins are encoded in a genomic region of Xanthomonas cassavae CFBP 4642:
- a CDS encoding TonB-dependent receptor, giving the protein MTSARRFEVTPLALAALLPVMAYAAEPVAAGSADAPAAVADAAGTATQLDAINVVSQGSTRQVQRISRQDIEQLTPGSSAFKAVEKLPGVQFQSADPFGTYEWSTQVTLHGFDQSRLGYTLDGIPLGNMSYGVTNGLHITRAIISENLGSVEIAQGAGALGTASNTNLGGTMQFYSADPQTTPGARLVQTVGSDATRRTFVRADTGDRNGLSAYLSYANASTDKWKGFGDQTSEQANLKTVYQWGDGHRLSLFLDTSRRKEYDYMDLSLTSQRALGWDYDYLQPDWATAVQMARAYQSTGATSGVANGYPQSLAGLPSDYSWLDASYYAGGGLRRDTLAGLSATFVFGGATLDAAGYYHANRGEGQWVTPYVVTSAQIPVSMRTTDYGLDRFGGTSALKWSWGNHDLEIGAWAENARTTQGRNYFALGNEGYTSLYNVFEAQTPFRRDFLQRYTTQTRMLYLQDTVRLLDDRLTLNYGAKSLDTTTRAQSLVPTTSLAQGRIRAEDNFLPQVGINYKLDERQDLYASYSKNIAAFGFTPFATSQAAFDRSRSTLEPEESQTVQVGYRVQDAQFQLSADAYFTKFSNRLLTTSPCTAVQTCAAILSNVGAVHSAGADLALMWRPIEGLSWLNSLSWNRSRYQDDYLNNGVVATSGKEVVGIPALMFSSSASYQFGNLRLDLDGKYVDKRYITFLNDSQVPSYWLFNAGARYDFGRLGGVADVALALNVTNLTDKHYFASTGTNGYVASDPAGYNQTMVAGAPRQTFLSLDVKF; this is encoded by the coding sequence ATGACTTCCGCTCGTCGTTTTGAGGTCACTCCGTTAGCGCTGGCCGCGCTGCTTCCCGTCATGGCATACGCCGCCGAGCCGGTTGCCGCCGGCAGTGCAGATGCTCCGGCCGCAGTGGCCGATGCCGCGGGCACCGCCACCCAACTGGATGCGATCAACGTGGTCTCGCAGGGCAGTACGCGCCAGGTGCAGCGCATCAGCCGGCAGGACATCGAGCAGCTGACACCGGGCAGCAGCGCCTTCAAGGCAGTGGAAAAGCTGCCGGGCGTGCAGTTCCAGTCCGCCGACCCGTTCGGTACCTACGAGTGGTCCACGCAGGTCACCCTGCACGGTTTCGATCAGAGCCGCCTGGGCTACACGCTGGATGGCATTCCGCTGGGCAACATGAGCTACGGCGTCACCAACGGCCTGCACATCACCCGCGCCATCATTTCCGAAAACCTCGGCTCGGTAGAGATCGCGCAAGGCGCCGGTGCGCTGGGCACCGCCTCCAACACCAATCTCGGCGGGACCATGCAGTTCTACTCGGCCGATCCGCAGACCACGCCCGGTGCGCGGCTGGTGCAAACGGTGGGCAGCGATGCAACCCGCCGCACCTTCGTGCGCGCCGATACCGGCGATCGCAATGGCTTGTCGGCGTACCTGTCCTACGCCAATGCCAGCACCGACAAGTGGAAAGGCTTCGGCGACCAGACATCCGAACAGGCCAACCTCAAGACCGTGTATCAGTGGGGCGACGGCCATCGCCTGAGCCTGTTCCTGGATACCTCGCGGCGCAAGGAATACGACTACATGGACCTGTCGTTGACCAGCCAGCGCGCGCTGGGCTGGGATTACGACTACCTGCAGCCGGATTGGGCCACTGCCGTGCAGATGGCACGCGCGTACCAGAGCACCGGCGCCACCAGCGGCGTGGCCAATGGCTATCCGCAATCGCTGGCCGGCCTGCCCAGCGACTACAGCTGGCTGGATGCCAGCTACTACGCCGGCGGCGGCCTGCGTCGCGATACTCTGGCCGGCCTGTCGGCCACGTTCGTGTTCGGCGGCGCAACCCTGGATGCCGCCGGCTACTACCACGCCAATCGCGGCGAGGGACAATGGGTGACGCCGTATGTCGTCACTTCGGCGCAGATTCCAGTGTCGATGCGCACCACCGACTACGGGCTGGATCGTTTTGGCGGCACCAGTGCGCTGAAGTGGTCGTGGGGCAACCATGATCTGGAGATCGGTGCCTGGGCCGAGAACGCGCGCACCACGCAGGGTCGCAACTACTTCGCGCTCGGTAACGAGGGCTACACCTCGCTGTACAACGTCTTTGAGGCGCAGACTCCGTTCCGCCGCGATTTCCTGCAGCGCTACACCACCCAGACTCGCATGCTGTACCTGCAGGACACCGTGCGCCTGCTCGATGACCGCCTCACGTTGAACTATGGCGCAAAGTCGCTCGACACCACCACGCGCGCGCAATCGCTGGTGCCGACCACCTCGCTGGCGCAAGGCCGCATCCGTGCCGAAGACAACTTCCTGCCGCAGGTGGGCATCAACTACAAGCTCGACGAGCGCCAGGACCTCTACGCATCCTACAGCAAGAACATCGCTGCGTTCGGGTTCACCCCGTTCGCCACCTCGCAGGCCGCGTTCGACCGCAGTCGCTCCACGCTGGAGCCGGAAGAATCGCAGACCGTGCAGGTGGGCTACCGCGTGCAGGACGCCCAGTTCCAGCTCTCGGCCGATGCCTACTTCACCAAGTTCTCCAACCGCCTGTTGACCACCTCGCCGTGTACCGCAGTGCAGACCTGCGCGGCGATCCTGAGCAACGTCGGCGCCGTGCATAGCGCCGGTGCCGACCTGGCGCTGATGTGGCGCCCGATCGAAGGCCTGAGCTGGTTGAACTCGCTGTCGTGGAATCGCTCGCGCTACCAGGACGATTACCTCAACAACGGCGTGGTCGCCACCTCCGGCAAGGAGGTGGTCGGCATCCCCGCGCTGATGTTCTCCTCCAGCGCCAGCTACCAGTTCGGCAACCTGCGCCTGGACCTGGACGGCAAATACGTCGACAAGCGCTACATCACCTTCCTCAACGATTCGCAGGTGCCTTCGTACTGGCTGTTCAATGCCGGCGCGCGTTACGACTTCGGCCGCCTCGGCGGGGTAGCTGACGTGGCCCTGGCACTCAATGTCACCAACCTCACCGACAAGCACTACTTCGCCAGCACCGGTACCAACGGCTATGTCGCCTCCGATCCGGCCGGCTACAACCAGACCATGGTGGCTGGTGCGCCGCGGCAAACCTTCCTGAGCCTGGATGTGAAGTTCTGA
- a CDS encoding phosphocholine-specific phospholipase C, translating to MTSSSSRRDFLKRVAALTAAGALPSSIGRALALPANARTGTLRDIEHVVILMQENRSFDHYFGALRGVRGFGDPHALQLRDGSLVWSQPAADGRRLLPFAFDSRNTSAPLIKSLDHSWKAGHGQDPARWAEYDAWVAYKGELTMGYFQRQDIPYYHALADAFTICDGYFCSMHGPTNPNRMYLFTGTSGLSVGDLRAQVASNADDGNWTADMARDKPGYAAMGWTTYAQRLQAAGIDWRVYQEYDNFGCNSLAYFSHYRGLDRADERYRRARACVPGSTADNAATTQADHLIAAIAADVQGNRLPQVSWIIPPTAYCEHPEAPPAYGESLVARLIDALTSHPQVWARTALIINYDENDGFFDHVPAPLPALDARMGRSNVDVRGEAYDGVPVGLGIRVPMLVISPFTRGGWVNSQVFDHTSVLRLLERRFGVAEPNISAWRRAVSGDLTSVFDFRKPDDSALSALPSIDDYRARTAALRNKPLPVPPSNPGMPRQEPGQRPARALPYALQVHARVHAGNALQLQFVNSGTAAAAFNVYTRTASGGPWYYTVLPGTQLDDVPVGALHEGTYALRVHGPNGFLREFAGELHPDAAQQASPWVEARQDGDALVLEIGNAGQQACALQLRALDHGGPTPRPLQLAAGQRQSIRLPLAASDHWYDLVIEQPGAAFRRRLAGHLETGRPSRSDPSFGRAWA from the coding sequence ATGACGTCATCTTCTTCGCGCCGCGACTTCCTCAAGCGGGTTGCCGCACTTACCGCCGCCGGAGCCTTGCCGTCATCGATCGGCCGCGCGCTGGCGTTGCCGGCCAATGCGCGCACCGGCACGCTGCGCGACATCGAGCATGTGGTGATCCTGATGCAGGAAAACCGCTCGTTCGATCATTACTTCGGCGCGCTGCGCGGCGTGCGCGGCTTCGGCGACCCGCACGCGCTGCAGCTGCGCGACGGCAGCCTGGTCTGGAGCCAGCCAGCCGCCGATGGGCGCCGGCTGTTGCCGTTTGCGTTCGATTCGCGCAACACCAGCGCGCCGTTGATCAAGAGCCTGGATCATTCCTGGAAGGCCGGCCATGGGCAGGACCCGGCGCGCTGGGCCGAATACGATGCCTGGGTGGCGTACAAGGGCGAGCTGACGATGGGTTATTTCCAGCGCCAGGACATCCCGTACTACCACGCGCTCGCCGATGCCTTCACCATCTGCGATGGGTATTTCTGTTCGATGCATGGGCCTACCAATCCCAATCGCATGTATCTGTTCACCGGCACCAGTGGCCTGAGCGTGGGCGATCTGCGTGCGCAGGTGGCCAGCAATGCCGATGACGGCAACTGGACCGCCGACATGGCGCGCGACAAACCCGGTTACGCGGCGATGGGCTGGACCACCTATGCGCAGCGGCTGCAGGCGGCAGGCATCGACTGGCGCGTGTACCAGGAATACGACAACTTCGGTTGCAACTCGCTGGCGTATTTTTCCCATTACCGTGGGCTCGATCGCGCCGACGAGCGCTATCGCCGCGCGCGTGCCTGCGTGCCCGGGTCCACCGCAGACAACGCGGCCACCACGCAGGCCGATCATCTGATTGCCGCGATTGCGGCCGACGTGCAAGGCAATCGCCTGCCGCAGGTGTCGTGGATCATTCCACCCACTGCGTACTGCGAACATCCCGAAGCACCGCCGGCCTACGGCGAGTCGCTGGTGGCGCGGCTGATCGATGCGTTGACCTCCCATCCGCAGGTCTGGGCCAGGACCGCGTTGATCATCAACTACGACGAGAACGACGGCTTCTTCGATCATGTGCCGGCGCCGCTGCCGGCGCTGGATGCACGCATGGGGCGCAGCAATGTCGATGTGCGCGGCGAAGCCTATGACGGCGTACCGGTGGGTCTGGGCATCCGCGTGCCGATGCTGGTGATCTCGCCGTTTACACGCGGTGGCTGGGTCAATTCGCAGGTGTTCGACCACACCTCGGTGCTGCGTCTGCTGGAGCGCCGCTTCGGCGTGGCCGAGCCCAACATCAGCGCCTGGCGCCGCGCGGTCAGCGGCGATCTGACCAGCGTGTTCGATTTCCGCAAGCCCGACGATTCGGCGCTGAGCGCGTTGCCATCGATCGACGACTACCGCGCGCGGACCGCTGCGTTGCGCAACAAACCGTTACCGGTGCCGCCGAGCAACCCCGGCATGCCAAGGCAGGAGCCGGGCCAACGCCCCGCGCGCGCGTTGCCCTATGCCCTGCAGGTGCACGCGCGCGTGCACGCCGGCAACGCACTGCAGCTGCAGTTCGTCAACAGCGGCACCGCTGCGGCAGCGTTCAACGTCTACACCCGCACCGCCAGTGGTGGGCCCTGGTACTACACCGTGTTGCCGGGCACGCAGCTCGACGATGTTCCGGTAGGTGCGCTGCACGAGGGGACGTATGCGCTGCGCGTGCATGGGCCGAATGGGTTCCTGCGCGAGTTCGCCGGCGAGCTGCACCCCGATGCGGCACAGCAGGCCAGCCCCTGGGTGGAAGCGCGACAGGACGGCGATGCGCTGGTGCTGGAGATCGGCAACGCCGGCCAACAGGCCTGTGCGCTGCAATTGCGTGCGCTGGACCATGGCGGCCCGACGCCGCGGCCGCTGCAACTGGCTGCCGGCCAGCGGCAGAGCATCCGCCTGCCGCTGGCGGCGAGCGATCACTGGTACGACCTGGTGATCGAGCAGCCGGGCGCGGCCTTCCGCCGCCGCCTGGCCGGCCACCTGGAAACCGGGCGGCCCAGTCGCAGCGATCCCAGCTTCGGGCGCGCCTGGGCCTGA
- a CDS encoding histidine phosphatase family protein gives MRILLARHGETPWNAEGRYQGQIDIPLSPVGEGQARALGERLQALQITRAVASPLSRAQATAKAALGASRLSLLQTDADLQEIAHGEWEGLLASEINDKDPARLRAWREEPDTVLMPGGESLRQVLDRSWRGLARAADGLVADDTLLVVAHDAVNRVILCKILGLPLSRLWSFCQAPTTLNLLEGDDVEHLEVVRLNDCAHHTPFFGEAKHRAL, from the coding sequence ATGCGCATCCTGCTTGCTCGTCACGGCGAGACGCCGTGGAACGCCGAAGGCCGTTACCAGGGCCAGATCGATATTCCGCTGTCGCCGGTCGGCGAAGGCCAGGCGCGCGCATTGGGCGAACGGCTGCAGGCCTTGCAGATCACCCGCGCGGTCGCCTCGCCGCTGTCGCGCGCGCAGGCCACTGCCAAGGCTGCCCTGGGAGCGTCGCGCCTATCGCTGCTGCAGACCGATGCCGACCTGCAGGAAATCGCGCACGGCGAATGGGAAGGGTTGCTTGCAAGCGAAATCAACGACAAGGACCCGGCACGCCTGCGCGCATGGCGCGAGGAACCCGATACCGTGCTGATGCCCGGCGGCGAATCGCTGCGCCAGGTGCTGGACCGCAGCTGGCGCGGCCTGGCGCGCGCCGCCGACGGACTGGTCGCCGACGACACCCTGCTGGTGGTTGCGCATGATGCGGTCAATCGCGTGATCCTGTGCAAGATCCTGGGCCTGCCGTTGTCCAGGCTATGGAGCTTCTGCCAGGCCCCGACCACGCTGAACCTGCTCGAAGGCGATGACGTCGAGCACCTGGAAGTGGTGCGCCTCAACGACTGTGCGCACCACACACCGTTCTTTGGTGAGGCCAAGCATCGGGCGCTATAA
- the folC gene encoding bifunctional tetrahydrofolate synthase/dihydrofolate synthase, translated as MGLERVREVAARLQIEAPAKHVIVVGGTNGKGSTVAFIEAIGRAAGWRVGAYTSPHLLRYNERVRIDGEEAGDAPLTTAFAAVEAARGDTALTYFEFGTLAALWLFQGAALDLAVLEIGLGGRLDAVNIVDSDVAVITTVDIDHTDWLGGDREAIGAEKAGIIRAWKPVVLGEIDPPSSVLRRAYQLGANAIRAGSDYFFEPIDAGQGETPQADVPHWRWHDVAVTLQLPMPVLHAPVQLANAAAAIAALQALPVEVPDAAWAQGIGNAQVAGRLQRLEVDGVQVLLDVGHNPQAARALAAALGTQAHAGSTYAIYAALADKDVRGVVQAVAGQIDHWALAGLEGARGQSAQALQARLQGSAAAQAPCHRDVAVAVRAVLDTASPGDRVLVFGSFHTVADALDALHSAR; from the coding sequence ATGGGGTTGGAGCGCGTGCGCGAGGTGGCTGCGCGTCTGCAGATCGAAGCGCCAGCCAAGCACGTCATCGTCGTGGGCGGCACCAACGGCAAGGGCTCGACGGTGGCCTTCATCGAGGCGATCGGGCGTGCTGCCGGGTGGAGGGTGGGCGCCTACACCTCGCCGCATCTGCTGCGTTACAACGAGCGTGTGCGTATCGATGGCGAAGAGGCCGGCGATGCACCGCTGACGACTGCTTTTGCCGCAGTCGAAGCGGCGCGTGGCGACACCGCGCTGACCTACTTCGAATTCGGCACGTTGGCGGCCTTGTGGCTGTTCCAGGGCGCCGCACTGGATCTGGCGGTGCTGGAAATCGGCCTGGGTGGACGGCTGGATGCGGTCAATATCGTCGACTCGGACGTCGCCGTGATCACCACGGTCGATATCGACCACACCGACTGGCTGGGCGGGGACCGCGAGGCGATCGGTGCCGAGAAGGCCGGCATCATCCGCGCGTGGAAGCCGGTGGTGCTGGGCGAGATCGACCCGCCGTCGAGCGTGCTGCGCCGCGCCTACCAGCTGGGTGCCAATGCGATCCGCGCCGGCAGCGATTATTTCTTCGAGCCGATCGACGCAGGGCAGGGTGAGACCCCGCAAGCCGACGTGCCGCATTGGCGCTGGCACGATGTGGCAGTGACGCTGCAATTGCCGATGCCGGTACTGCACGCGCCGGTGCAGCTGGCCAACGCCGCTGCCGCGATCGCCGCATTGCAGGCATTGCCGGTGGAAGTGCCCGACGCAGCCTGGGCGCAGGGTATCGGCAACGCGCAAGTGGCCGGGCGACTGCAGCGGCTTGAGGTCGATGGCGTGCAGGTATTGCTGGATGTCGGACACAACCCGCAGGCCGCGCGCGCGCTGGCCGCCGCGCTCGGTACGCAGGCGCATGCCGGCAGCACCTATGCGATCTACGCCGCACTGGCCGACAAGGATGTGCGGGGCGTGGTGCAGGCAGTAGCTGGGCAGATCGACCATTGGGCGCTGGCGGGGCTTGAAGGCGCGCGCGGCCAATCGGCGCAGGCGTTGCAGGCCCGTCTGCAAGGCAGTGCCGCCGCGCAGGCGCCGTGTCATCGCGATGTTGCCGTCGCAGTGCGCGCGGTCCTGGACACGGCCAGCCCCGGCGACCGCGTGCTGGTCTTCGGCTCGTTTCACACCGTGGCCGACGCGCTTGACGCACTTCATTCAGCCCGCTGA
- a CDS encoding SPOR domain-containing protein, which yields MDTALKQRLIGAIVLVALAVIFLPMLVKGPAPSSGVADVPLEAPAAPGKGEFETRELPLVTPGNAPAGGALGMAGAPGAPATVQDNPDAADLAAPSSAPSAPDVAAGNYAVNFGAYATSADADAVIARLKQAQLPGFSEKTQISGRPAWRVRVGPYADQAQAESARLQAVKVRSDVNAQVVTLDASASAPPPVATPTPAPAPKPASSTTATAAGTPAATRTESLPPEPAKPVAAAPKSAEAPKPAPAKTEVARTPATPEPAKPEMAKPAAPAPTAPAAPAASGIGFAVQLGAFGRAEDANALRDRVRAAGFSAFVEQVRTDKGALNRVRVGPVANRSDAEQLRAQVAAKVGISGMVRPHP from the coding sequence GTGGACACTGCTCTGAAACAGCGATTGATTGGCGCCATCGTTCTGGTGGCGCTCGCCGTGATCTTCCTGCCGATGCTGGTCAAGGGCCCTGCGCCGTCCAGCGGCGTGGCCGATGTGCCGCTCGAGGCGCCTGCCGCGCCCGGCAAGGGCGAATTCGAAACCCGTGAGTTGCCGCTGGTGACGCCGGGCAATGCCCCGGCCGGTGGCGCGCTGGGCATGGCCGGTGCCCCCGGCGCCCCGGCAACGGTGCAGGACAACCCCGACGCCGCCGATCTGGCCGCGCCCTCCAGCGCCCCGTCCGCGCCGGACGTGGCGGCCGGCAACTACGCGGTCAACTTCGGCGCCTACGCCACCAGCGCCGATGCCGATGCGGTGATCGCCCGGCTCAAGCAGGCGCAGTTGCCTGGTTTCAGCGAAAAGACCCAGATCAGCGGTCGTCCGGCCTGGCGCGTGCGCGTAGGCCCGTATGCCGATCAGGCCCAGGCCGAATCGGCCCGGTTGCAGGCGGTGAAGGTCCGCAGCGACGTCAACGCCCAGGTGGTGACGCTGGATGCGAGCGCCAGCGCTCCGCCGCCGGTGGCAACCCCGACCCCGGCACCGGCGCCCAAGCCGGCCAGCAGCACCACCGCCACTGCCGCTGGCACGCCTGCCGCCACCAGGACCGAAAGCCTGCCGCCGGAGCCGGCCAAGCCGGTTGCCGCCGCGCCCAAGTCGGCCGAGGCGCCGAAGCCGGCACCGGCCAAGACCGAGGTCGCCAGGACCCCGGCAACGCCGGAGCCCGCCAAGCCCGAAATGGCCAAGCCGGCTGCGCCTGCCCCCACGGCCCCGGCAGCGCCGGCTGCCAGCGGCATCGGGTTTGCGGTACAGCTGGGTGCCTTCGGCCGCGCCGAAGACGCCAATGCGCTGCGCGACCGCGTGCGCGCCGCCGGCTTCAGCGCATTCGTCGAACAGGTCCGCACCGACAAGGGCGCACTCAATCGTGTGCGTGTCGGCCCGGTCGCCAATCGCAGCGATGCCGAACAGTTGCGTGCCCAGGTGGCAGCCAAGGTCGGTATCTCCGGCATGGTGCGTCCGCATCCGTAA
- a CDS encoding CvpA family protein — protein MIDMVLGVIILVSALLGLLRGFVAIVVGTLSWLLAGWATFLFGGAAARWLADGRHPSATESFGGYAMVFVGVLISVAVIGMVIRAGVDAIKLGGTDRMLGFGLGAVRGAFLASVLVLLMGFTPLPREAAWRQSVLLPVLQPGAGWMRAQLPAWRMPSMEMPSMELGNLPTELGKLPPAGDNADLGKALAGSGLSDTITRALGKQPGKAASDGRDPAQAMPANIDPAQVRGGESDPARVESHGQARPPSQ, from the coding sequence ATGATCGACATGGTGCTGGGCGTCATTATTCTGGTGTCGGCCCTGTTGGGCTTGTTGCGCGGCTTTGTCGCCATCGTGGTGGGCACGTTGTCGTGGTTGCTGGCCGGCTGGGCTACCTTCCTGTTCGGCGGCGCGGCCGCGCGCTGGCTGGCCGATGGCAGGCACCCGTCTGCGACCGAATCGTTCGGCGGCTACGCCATGGTGTTCGTCGGTGTGCTGATCAGCGTGGCAGTGATTGGCATGGTGATCCGCGCGGGCGTGGATGCGATCAAGCTCGGCGGCACCGATCGCATGCTCGGGTTCGGGCTGGGCGCGGTGCGCGGCGCATTCCTGGCCAGCGTGCTGGTGCTGCTGATGGGGTTCACCCCGTTGCCGCGCGAGGCGGCATGGCGGCAGTCGGTGCTGTTGCCGGTACTGCAGCCCGGTGCGGGCTGGATGCGGGCGCAACTGCCGGCGTGGCGGATGCCGTCGATGGAGATGCCATCGATGGAACTCGGCAACCTGCCAACGGAGTTGGGGAAGTTGCCCCCGGCAGGCGATAATGCGGACCTGGGCAAGGCGCTTGCGGGCTCCGGGCTGAGCGACACCATCACGCGTGCCCTTGGCAAGCAACCCGGCAAGGCCGCCAGCGACGGACGCGATCCGGCGCAGGCGATGCCGGCCAATATCGATCCGGCGCAGGTTCGCGGCGGAGAAAGCGACCCCGCGCGGGTCGAGTCCCATGGCCAGGCACGGCCACCTTCACAGTAA
- the purF gene encoding amidophosphoribosyltransferase, giving the protein MCGIVGIVGNQSVAGQLYDGLTVLQHRGQDAAGIATADGTRLRVQKANGLVRDVFDEKKMAVLEGRVGIAHCRYPTAGSEGMDEAQPFYVNSPYGIALAHNGNLINTEALRQQVFEADRRNINTDSDSEVLLNVFAYELDAQRMLTPEAAIRAVAGVHRRCKGGYAVVSVVLGLGLVAFRDPHGIRPLVLGKREHAEGTEYIVSSESAALDILGYQRVRDVRPGEALVITARGELFSEVCAAPTDHAPCIFEYVYFARPDSMIDNISVHKARMRMGLKLGEKILRLRPDHDIDTIIPIPDTSRDVALEMSNVLGVKYREGFVKNRYVGRTFIMPGQGERQKSVRRKLNPIHLEFRNRVVLLVDDSIVRGTTSRQIVQMARDAGARKVYLASAAPPVRYPNIYGIDMPAAEELIAHGRSELEIQEFLGCDWLIYQDLEDLEVAVREGNPDIKQFDSSCFNGEYITGIEPGYFERIQQLRSDDAKKRRRA; this is encoded by the coding sequence ATGTGTGGCATCGTCGGTATTGTCGGCAACCAGAGCGTCGCCGGGCAGCTGTATGACGGCCTGACCGTCCTGCAGCATCGTGGGCAGGACGCCGCAGGCATCGCCACCGCCGACGGCACGCGTCTACGCGTGCAGAAGGCCAACGGCCTGGTGCGCGATGTCTTCGACGAAAAGAAGATGGCGGTGCTTGAGGGCCGTGTCGGCATCGCACACTGCCGCTACCCGACCGCCGGGTCGGAAGGCATGGACGAAGCGCAGCCGTTCTACGTCAATTCGCCGTACGGCATCGCGCTGGCGCACAATGGCAACCTGATCAACACCGAGGCGCTGCGCCAGCAGGTGTTCGAAGCCGACCGCCGCAACATCAACACCGATTCGGACAGCGAAGTGCTGCTGAACGTGTTCGCCTACGAGCTGGACGCGCAGCGCATGCTCACCCCCGAAGCGGCGATTCGCGCGGTGGCTGGCGTGCACCGCCGCTGCAAGGGCGGCTATGCGGTGGTCAGCGTGGTGCTGGGCCTGGGCCTGGTGGCGTTCCGCGACCCGCACGGCATCCGCCCGCTGGTGCTGGGCAAGCGCGAACACGCCGAAGGCACCGAATACATCGTGTCCTCCGAATCGGCAGCGCTGGATATCCTCGGCTACCAGCGCGTGCGCGATGTGCGCCCGGGCGAAGCGCTGGTGATCACCGCGCGCGGCGAGCTGTTCTCGGAAGTGTGCGCCGCACCGACCGACCATGCGCCGTGCATTTTCGAGTACGTGTACTTCGCGCGTCCCGATTCGATGATCGACAACATCTCGGTGCACAAGGCGCGCATGCGCATGGGCCTGAAGCTGGGCGAAAAGATCCTGCGCCTGCGCCCGGACCATGACATCGACACCATCATCCCGATCCCGGACACCTCGCGCGATGTGGCGCTGGAAATGTCCAACGTGCTCGGCGTGAAATACCGCGAGGGCTTCGTCAAGAATCGCTATGTGGGCCGCACCTTCATCATGCCGGGGCAGGGCGAACGGCAGAAATCGGTACGCCGCAAGCTCAATCCGATCCACCTGGAATTCCGCAACCGCGTGGTGCTGCTGGTGGACGATTCCATCGTGCGCGGCACCACCAGCCGGCAGATCGTGCAGATGGCGCGCGATGCCGGTGCGCGCAAGGTGTACCTGGCCTCGGCCGCGCCGCCGGTGCGTTACCCCAACATCTACGGCATCGACATGCCGGCGGCCGAAGAGCTCATCGCGCATGGCCGCAGCGAGCTGGAAATCCAGGAGTTTCTGGGCTGCGACTGGCTGATCTACCAGGATCTGGAAGACCTGGAAGTGGCGGTGCGCGAGGGCAACCCGGACATCAAGCAGTTCGATTCCTCGTGCTTCAACGGCGAATACATCACCGGCATCGAGCCAGGGTATTTCGAACGCATCCAGCAGCTGCGCTCGGACGATGCCAAGAAGCGTCGCCGCGCCTGA
- a CDS encoding ferritin-like domain-containing protein gives MPRAANGVSSDPFASADLFDAARLCLDQADPRQKVALTQHYAAAFREGVLTLDPAASAPAPIGMPGRPATPLLVHPRDLPRRGLGTPEGRAAFIHAIAHIELNAIDLAWDAVYRFRGLPAAFYADWVAVADDESRHFMLLRARLQAHDHDYGDFAAHNGLWEMCEKTAHDGLARMALVPRVLEARGLDVTPAMIVKLRSLGDAATAEVLETILREEVAHVAAGSRWYRWYCEQAGVEPRARFKALLREYAGGYLHGPFNLQARLLAGFDEDELADLVEQAG, from the coding sequence GTGCCCCGTGCGGCCAACGGAGTGAGCAGCGATCCGTTCGCAAGCGCGGATCTGTTCGACGCCGCGCGCCTGTGCCTGGACCAGGCCGACCCGCGACAGAAAGTCGCGCTGACTCAGCACTACGCAGCCGCCTTTCGCGAAGGCGTCTTGACGCTCGATCCGGCGGCGTCTGCGCCTGCGCCGATCGGTATGCCAGGCCGTCCGGCAACGCCACTGCTGGTGCATCCGCGCGACTTGCCGCGCCGTGGACTGGGCACGCCGGAAGGGCGCGCTGCGTTTATTCACGCCATTGCGCACATCGAACTCAACGCCATCGATCTGGCCTGGGATGCGGTGTATCGCTTTCGCGGGCTTCCTGCGGCGTTCTATGCCGATTGGGTCGCGGTAGCTGATGACGAGTCGCGCCACTTCATGCTGCTGCGCGCACGATTGCAGGCGCACGACCACGACTACGGCGATTTCGCCGCGCATAACGGGTTGTGGGAAATGTGCGAGAAGACTGCACACGATGGCCTGGCGCGCATGGCCCTGGTGCCGCGGGTGCTCGAAGCGCGCGGCCTGGACGTGACACCGGCGATGATCGTCAAACTTCGTTCGCTCGGCGACGCTGCCACTGCCGAGGTGCTCGAAACCATTCTGCGCGAAGAGGTGGCGCACGTGGCCGCCGGCTCGCGTTGGTACCGCTGGTATTGCGAGCAGGCCGGCGTCGAGCCGCGCGCACGCTTCAAGGCTCTGCTGCGCGAATACGCTGGCGGGTATCTGCATGGGCCGTTCAATCTGCAGGCGCGCCTGCTTGCCGGTTTCGACGAGGACGAGCTAGCCGACTTGGTGGAGCAGGCTGGCTGA